The Novipirellula caenicola genome includes a region encoding these proteins:
- the glpK gene encoding glycerol kinase GlpK: MKTVLAFDQGTTSSRAIVFDHSGTILGTAQREFTQHYPQSGWVEHDANEIWESQLAVGREVIQQCKLAPSEIAAIGITNQRETTLLWDRTTGEPIHNAIVWQDRRTAEFCDSLREAGHLEMIAQKTGLLIDAYFCATKLRWLLDNVDGARERADRGELAFGTIDSWLFWKLTGGRVHATDVSNASRTMLFDINTHTWDDELLELLKIPRSVLPEVLPSSHLYGETDPELFGGAIPLGGAAGDQQSALFGQNCTQVGMAKNTYGTGCFMLMNIGEKPWASKCKLLTTVACTAGEHRQYALEGSIFIAGAIVQWLRDGLGIIESSSEIEPLAASVTDSDGVYLVPAFAGLGAPHWDAYARGTIVGLTRGTTRAHIARAALEGIAFQVADVLDAMQQDAGTKIAELRVDGGAAANDLLMQFQADIMQIPVVRPKVLETTALGAAYLAGLASGFWKDLDDIADVWQTERVFTPSMPPEEAKHRRDRWADALGRARSWEQH; encoded by the coding sequence ATGAAAACGGTTCTAGCTTTCGATCAAGGCACTACCAGCTCGCGTGCGATCGTCTTTGATCACTCCGGCACGATCCTTGGCACCGCACAACGCGAGTTTACTCAGCATTACCCACAATCGGGCTGGGTCGAACATGATGCAAACGAGATCTGGGAATCGCAGCTCGCGGTGGGACGCGAGGTGATCCAGCAGTGCAAGTTAGCCCCCAGCGAAATTGCGGCGATTGGCATCACCAATCAACGTGAAACGACGCTGCTATGGGACCGGACGACGGGCGAGCCGATTCACAACGCGATCGTTTGGCAAGACCGACGCACCGCCGAATTTTGTGACTCGCTACGCGAAGCGGGACACCTCGAAATGATCGCCCAAAAAACTGGCCTGCTGATCGACGCCTATTTTTGCGCGACCAAATTGCGATGGTTGCTGGACAATGTCGACGGAGCTCGAGAGCGTGCTGACCGCGGCGAATTGGCGTTTGGAACGATCGACAGCTGGCTGTTCTGGAAACTGACCGGCGGCCGCGTGCACGCGACCGATGTCAGCAACGCATCACGAACGATGCTGTTTGACATCAACACGCACACCTGGGATGACGAGCTTCTGGAACTGCTGAAAATCCCCCGCAGCGTTCTCCCTGAGGTGCTACCGTCGAGCCATCTGTATGGCGAAACCGACCCCGAACTGTTTGGCGGTGCGATCCCGCTTGGCGGTGCTGCGGGCGATCAGCAGTCGGCGCTGTTTGGACAAAACTGCACTCAAGTCGGGATGGCGAAAAACACCTACGGCACCGGCTGTTTCATGCTGATGAACATCGGTGAAAAACCGTGGGCATCCAAATGCAAACTGCTCACCACCGTTGCGTGCACTGCCGGAGAGCATCGTCAGTACGCACTGGAGGGCAGCATCTTCATTGCCGGCGCGATCGTCCAGTGGTTGCGGGATGGACTTGGGATCATCGAATCCTCTTCGGAAATTGAACCGCTAGCGGCCAGCGTGACCGATTCAGACGGTGTTTATCTAGTACCTGCATTTGCAGGGCTCGGGGCACCGCACTGGGACGCGTACGCTCGCGGAACAATCGTGGGGCTGACGCGGGGAACCACGCGAGCCCATATCGCGCGGGCCGCGTTAGAAGGAATTGCCTTTCAAGTCGCCGACGTGCTCGATGCAATGCAACAAGACGCAGGCACTAAGATCGCAGAACTTCGTGTCGACGGTGGCGCGGCGGCCAATGATCTGCTGATGCAGTTCCAAGCCGATATCATGCAAATCCCCGTCGTCCGTCCCAAGGTGCTCGAAACCACCGCACTCGGAGCCGCCTACCTTGCAGGACTAGCCAGCGGATTTTGGAAAGATCTCGACGACATTGCGGACGTCTGGCAAACCGAGCGAGTGTTTACACCCTCGATGCCCCCAGAGGAAGCGAAACATCGTCGCGACCGTTGGGCCGACGCACTCGGGCGGGCGAGATCATGGGAGCAACATTGA
- the thrC gene encoding threonine synthase, whose product MLQTANSTSAPQTDLAFQRCINPTCGATYEANSVRTSCDKCGDLLDIDYEWDRAVLPKKLSEFEAMWSQRTNPVRFSGVWRFHELLPFVPQDKIVTVGEGQTLLQQTDAVGDYVGMNHGKLHLQYEGMNPSGSFKDNGMCAAVTHAAMMGAKRAACASTGNTSASLALYCSATRLMRAVIFIGSGKISYGKLSQALDYGALTVQIAGDFDDAMIRVKQVSQELGIYLVNSVNPFRLEGQKTIMFRILEALRWEVPDWIVVPGGNLGNSSAFGKAFSELKALGLIDRMPRLAVINASGADTLYELVERRGVRWNGGHVNMDPIREYNDLMDREGKKADTIASAIEINRPVNLKKCLRALDTMDGVVRQVSDQEILDAKAKVGAGGFGCEPASAASVAGAKLLRREGVIAPSDRVVCILTGHELKDPTATVAYHTTDQEVFNKTLGSRGVTKASHANRAVAVPNELDDIIKAIQLYS is encoded by the coding sequence ATGTTGCAGACCGCCAATTCGACCAGCGCCCCGCAAACGGACCTCGCCTTCCAACGCTGCATCAACCCAACCTGCGGTGCAACGTACGAAGCCAACAGCGTCCGCACATCGTGCGACAAGTGCGGTGATCTGCTGGACATCGATTACGAATGGGATCGTGCCGTCCTGCCGAAGAAGCTCAGCGAGTTCGAGGCGATGTGGAGCCAGCGGACCAACCCGGTCCGTTTCAGCGGGGTGTGGCGGTTCCATGAATTGCTGCCGTTTGTCCCGCAAGACAAAATCGTCACCGTCGGCGAGGGACAAACGCTGCTGCAGCAAACTGATGCGGTCGGCGATTACGTCGGCATGAACCACGGTAAATTGCATCTGCAATACGAAGGGATGAACCCGTCGGGCAGCTTCAAAGACAACGGCATGTGCGCCGCCGTGACCCATGCAGCGATGATGGGCGCCAAGCGGGCGGCCTGTGCGAGCACCGGGAACACCAGCGCGTCGCTTGCCCTTTACTGCAGCGCCACACGCTTGATGCGAGCAGTCATCTTCATCGGCAGCGGCAAAATCTCGTACGGCAAGCTCAGCCAAGCCCTCGATTACGGAGCCCTGACGGTACAGATCGCGGGCGACTTTGATGACGCGATGATCCGCGTCAAGCAAGTCTCGCAAGAGCTGGGCATCTATCTGGTCAACAGCGTGAATCCCTTCCGCTTGGAAGGTCAAAAAACGATCATGTTCCGGATCCTCGAAGCCCTTCGCTGGGAAGTGCCTGATTGGATCGTCGTCCCCGGCGGCAACCTCGGCAACAGCAGCGCGTTTGGCAAGGCGTTCAGTGAACTGAAGGCCCTCGGCTTGATCGACCGCATGCCACGTTTGGCCGTCATCAACGCCTCGGGTGCGGACACGCTGTACGAATTGGTGGAACGTCGCGGCGTCCGCTGGAACGGTGGACATGTGAACATGGATCCGATTCGCGAGTACAACGACTTGATGGACCGCGAGGGCAAAAAGGCCGATACGATCGCCAGTGCAATCGAAATCAATCGCCCTGTGAACCTGAAAAAGTGCTTGCGGGCACTGGACACGATGGACGGTGTCGTTCGCCAGGTCAGCGACCAAGAGATCCTCGACGCCAAAGCCAAGGTCGGTGCCGGTGGATTCGGTTGCGAACCCGCCTCCGCGGCAAGTGTTGCCGGCGCCAAATTGCTCCGCCGCGAAGGCGTGATTGCACCAAGCGACCGTGTTGTGTGCATTTTGACCGGGCATGAACTAAAAGATCCGACCGCCACGGTCGCCTACCACACCACCGACCAAGAAGTGTTCAATAAAACACTAGGTAGCCGCGGGGTGACCAAGGCAAGCCATGCGAACCGAGCGGTCGCCGTGCCGAACGAATTGGACGACATTATCAAAGCGATTCAGCTGTATTCGTAG
- a CDS encoding signal peptidase II translates to MDEPDRNPPNTPPPSLPKNRVVVFLGLAITGAIADLWSKQAIFAWRGLPGQKDIWWLIDGYFGIETAVNLGAVFGIGQGQGVIFASLSVVAGIGVLVWLFWFRAAHSMWLTVALGLISGGIIGNLYDRLGLWWQPGYPDAWKSGVRDWVLWQASDQWKWPNFNIADSLLVVGACMLMYQSFFPGVNGTPSATAGSASSTPPSDAESNDPKLKPSHSEEPTQ, encoded by the coding sequence ATGGACGAACCCGATCGAAACCCTCCCAACACCCCACCGCCGAGCCTGCCGAAGAACCGTGTGGTCGTCTTTTTAGGGCTCGCCATCACCGGTGCGATCGCCGATTTGTGGAGCAAACAAGCCATTTTTGCTTGGCGTGGTTTGCCTGGACAAAAGGACATTTGGTGGCTGATTGATGGCTATTTCGGGATCGAAACGGCCGTCAATCTCGGTGCCGTCTTCGGGATTGGGCAGGGACAAGGGGTCATTTTTGCTAGCCTGTCCGTCGTAGCCGGGATTGGGGTTTTGGTGTGGTTGTTCTGGTTTCGGGCCGCGCATTCGATGTGGTTGACCGTCGCACTCGGGCTGATTAGCGGCGGAATCATTGGAAATCTGTACGATCGGCTCGGGCTGTGGTGGCAACCGGGCTACCCCGATGCCTGGAAAAGCGGGGTCCGTGACTGGGTTTTGTGGCAGGCGAGCGACCAGTGGAAGTGGCCCAATTTCAATATTGCCGACTCGCTGTTGGTGGTCGGAGCGTGCATGTTGATGTATCAATCGTTTTTTCCAGGCGTGAACGGAACGCCGTCGGCCACTGCGGGATCGGCATCGTCGACCCCGCCAAGCGACGCTGAATCGAACGACCCTAAACTCAAACCCTCCCATTCCGAAGAGCCAACGCAATGA
- the hisN gene encoding histidinol-phosphatase: MTSKPDDWQSMHDGRLSAMIEVAQAAGRHTLKYFGTRELVVDAKKDDSPVTVADREAEQLVRKLLGERFPEDTLQGEEFAEKTGTSAYRWVVDPIDGTKSFVCGVPLYSTLLAVECDGEVIGGAIFIPALDEIIVAGVGQGSWHRKTSDAQWTQATVSSKTDLSTAVFVTSEVGSFAKRGSQNAYAQLERDAWVTRSWGDGYGYLLVATGRADLMVDPICNAWDVAAIMPVIQEAGGKFTDWKGNSTVRGGDGVGTNGHLHAAVLERLSD, translated from the coding sequence ATGACTAGCAAACCAGACGATTGGCAATCGATGCACGATGGCCGGCTTTCGGCGATGATCGAGGTTGCTCAGGCGGCCGGTCGACACACGCTGAAGTATTTTGGGACCCGCGAATTGGTCGTGGATGCGAAAAAAGACGATTCGCCCGTCACAGTGGCCGACCGCGAAGCCGAACAGTTGGTTCGCAAGCTGTTGGGCGAGCGGTTTCCTGAGGACACGCTGCAAGGCGAAGAGTTTGCCGAAAAAACCGGCACCAGTGCTTATCGATGGGTCGTCGATCCGATCGATGGCACGAAATCGTTTGTTTGCGGCGTTCCGCTCTACTCGACGCTGTTGGCGGTCGAATGCGATGGCGAGGTGATCGGGGGGGCGATATTTATTCCCGCGTTGGACGAGATCATCGTCGCCGGGGTAGGGCAGGGCAGTTGGCACCGGAAAACCTCCGATGCCCAGTGGACCCAAGCGACCGTGTCGAGCAAGACCGATCTGTCCACCGCCGTGTTTGTTACCAGTGAAGTCGGGTCGTTCGCAAAGCGAGGCAGCCAGAATGCTTATGCGCAGCTTGAGCGGGATGCATGGGTGACGCGAAGTTGGGGGGATGGCTACGGTTATCTGTTGGTTGCCACGGGGCGTGCCGATTTAATGGTCGACCCGATCTGCAATGCTTGGGACGTCGCCGCGATCATGCCGGTGATCCAAGAGGCGGGCGGGAAGTTCACCGACTGGAAAGGCAATTCCACCGTACGAGGGGGGGATGGAGTCGGGACCAACGGTCATCTGCATGCTGCCGTGCTCGAGCGGCTCTCGGATTAG
- the ffh gene encoding signal recognition particle protein: protein MFESLSDGLQSAFKSLSGKGKLTESNMRDGLEIVQKSMLEADVSYSVVQDFMGHVSEKALGKRVLLSLRPHEELVRIVHDELISILGPVDSSLHLKSEGPTVIMLCGLQGSGKTTTCGKLSQLLKEQDIKPMLVAADLQRPAAIEQLHVIGRQLDIPVYSEADNKDPVKVCQNGVAKAKAEGARVVILDTAGRLAIDDELMAELAKIDKKVGPDQVYLVVDGMTGQDAVNSAGAFNDALELDGVVMTKLDGDARGGALLSVKHVTGVPIKFIGTGEHFDALEPFRPEGMASRILQMGDIVAAAREAHRIVDESEREELEAKMASGDFTLDDFKNMMEKVAKPGLMGKMMGLMPGMGQFKEMMDSEEAAGGIRQTIGAINSMTMEERRNPKIIDAHRRTRIAKGAGVQSPVITQLVKQFEMMKPLMQGMMGQGAGGRMKMMQQMQSSGLLNNPGMGGMKVKKGTGERLSPAEKRKRKKERDKMLRKMKRKG from the coding sequence GTGTTTGAATCTCTATCTGATGGTCTGCAGTCTGCTTTTAAGAGCTTGTCCGGCAAGGGCAAGCTTACCGAAAGCAATATGCGCGACGGGCTCGAGATCGTTCAAAAGTCGATGCTCGAGGCTGACGTTAGCTACTCGGTCGTCCAAGACTTCATGGGACATGTGTCCGAAAAGGCACTGGGCAAACGAGTCCTGCTGAGTCTGCGTCCGCACGAAGAATTGGTGCGAATCGTTCACGACGAGTTGATTTCGATCCTCGGTCCGGTCGATTCGTCGCTGCATTTGAAGAGCGAAGGTCCTACCGTGATCATGCTCTGCGGGTTGCAGGGAAGTGGTAAGACGACGACCTGTGGCAAGCTTTCGCAGCTGCTCAAAGAACAAGACATCAAGCCGATGCTGGTCGCGGCCGATTTGCAGCGTCCTGCGGCGATCGAGCAATTGCATGTTATTGGCCGCCAATTAGACATTCCGGTCTACAGCGAAGCGGACAACAAAGATCCGGTCAAGGTTTGTCAGAACGGCGTCGCCAAGGCCAAGGCCGAAGGGGCTCGCGTCGTCATCCTCGACACCGCCGGCCGTTTGGCGATCGATGATGAATTGATGGCCGAATTGGCCAAGATCGACAAAAAGGTCGGTCCCGACCAGGTTTATCTGGTCGTCGACGGGATGACCGGGCAAGACGCGGTCAACAGTGCCGGAGCGTTCAATGACGCTTTGGAGCTGGACGGCGTGGTCATGACCAAACTTGATGGTGACGCACGCGGTGGTGCGTTGTTGTCGGTCAAGCATGTCACCGGCGTGCCGATCAAGTTTATCGGAACGGGCGAACACTTTGATGCGCTCGAGCCGTTTCGTCCCGAAGGCATGGCGAGCCGCATTTTGCAGATGGGCGATATCGTCGCCGCCGCTCGCGAAGCTCACCGGATTGTCGATGAGAGCGAACGTGAGGAGCTCGAGGCCAAAATGGCGTCGGGCGATTTCACGCTCGATGACTTCAAAAACATGATGGAAAAGGTCGCCAAGCCCGGATTGATGGGCAAGATGATGGGCCTGATGCCTGGGATGGGCCAATTCAAAGAGATGATGGACAGCGAGGAAGCTGCAGGCGGGATTCGCCAAACCATCGGCGCGATCAACAGCATGACGATGGAAGAGCGTCGCAACCCCAAGATCATCGATGCTCATCGGCGAACGCGGATTGCCAAAGGGGCTGGGGTTCAGTCGCCCGTGATCACGCAGTTGGTCAAGCAGTTCGAGATGATGAAGCCGCTGATGCAAGGCATGATGGGCCAAGGTGCTGGCGGACGGATGAAGATGATGCAGCAGATGCAGAGCAGCGGGCTGCTGAACAATCCCGGGATGGGCGGGATGAAGGTCAAAAAAGGCACTGGCGAACGATTATCGCCCGCCGAGAAACGCAAACGAAAGAAAGAACGTGACAAGATGTTGCGAAAAATGAAACGCAAAGGCTAG
- the rpsP gene encoding 30S ribosomal protein S16: MKKMGRTHRPFYRVCVMDQRSPRDGRVIEEVGHYDPMCPETDARVTLKSDRIDHWLSVGAQPSEGVATFIKKYGTNGSHLAQQEAARERLGKRKQYTPAPEAPKPAKKKEEPAAEAPAAEAPAAEESASE; the protein is encoded by the coding sequence ATGAAGAAGATGGGCCGGACTCACCGCCCGTTTTATCGTGTATGTGTGATGGATCAACGCAGTCCTCGTGACGGTCGTGTGATCGAAGAAGTGGGTCATTACGATCCAATGTGCCCCGAGACCGATGCACGGGTGACACTGAAGTCAGACCGAATCGACCATTGGTTGAGCGTCGGTGCTCAGCCAAGCGAAGGCGTTGCGACCTTCATCAAAAAGTATGGCACCAACGGTAGCCATCTTGCACAGCAAGAGGCTGCACGCGAGCGATTGGGCAAGCGAAAACAGTACACGCCTGCTCCGGAAGCTCCGAAGCCAGCGAAGAAGAAGGAAGAGCCTGCGGCCGAAGCACCCGCAGCCGAAGCTCCTGCGGCTGAAGAATCCGCGAGCGAGTGA
- the trmD gene encoding tRNA (guanosine(37)-N1)-methyltransferase TrmD — MRLDIVTLFPAIFDGYLTQSLLDKAIQRELVQIHRHNLRDWAENTPHRKVDDRPFGGGPGMLIQVEPTVTCVDSVEAMDPRPARRILLTPQGKRFDQRMAEDFATSERVLMLCGRYEGFDQRVVDILQPEEVSVGDFVLNGGEVAAMVIVDAVVRLLPGVLGDENSSIDDSFSRGNRLLEFPQYTRPREFRDHAVPDVLLSGDHKAIAKWRDQQSLDRTQKRRSDLLESDNENN; from the coding sequence ATGCGACTGGACATCGTCACACTGTTCCCAGCGATTTTTGATGGCTACCTGACTCAGAGTCTGCTTGACAAAGCGATTCAGCGTGAATTGGTGCAAATCCACCGGCATAACCTGCGGGATTGGGCCGAAAACACACCTCATCGCAAAGTCGATGATCGTCCCTTCGGGGGCGGGCCAGGGATGCTGATTCAAGTCGAACCGACGGTGACGTGTGTCGACAGTGTCGAAGCGATGGATCCCCGACCGGCGCGGCGAATTTTGCTGACGCCTCAAGGGAAACGCTTTGATCAACGCATGGCAGAGGATTTTGCGACAAGTGAGCGTGTGTTAATGCTCTGTGGTCGCTACGAAGGATTTGACCAACGCGTGGTTGATATTTTGCAGCCCGAAGAGGTCAGTGTCGGTGACTTTGTCTTAAACGGAGGCGAGGTCGCGGCAATGGTAATCGTCGACGCAGTCGTCCGGCTCTTGCCAGGCGTGCTGGGTGACGAGAACAGCAGCATTGATGATTCGTTCAGCCGTGGAAATCGGTTGCTCGAGTTTCCTCAATACACCAGACCAAGAGAGTTTCGCGACCACGCAGTTCCCGACGTTCTTCTGAGCGGCGACCACAAGGCGATTGCCAAGTGGCGGGACCAGCAAAGCCTCGATCGAACTCAAAAACGACGCAGCGATTTGCTGGAGTCGGACAATGAAAACAACTAA
- the rplS gene encoding 50S ribosomal protein L19, whose product MSQSSIMELVEKTALKENPPQFEIGDTVDVHLKILEGAKERIQVFSGVVIGRSGSGSTEMFMVRRIVAGQGVERKFPVHSPRIEKVEVKRSGVVRRAKLYFLRDRVGKAVRLKERRRS is encoded by the coding sequence ATGAGTCAATCATCCATTATGGAGTTGGTCGAAAAGACCGCTCTGAAAGAGAACCCGCCACAATTCGAAATCGGCGACACCGTTGACGTGCACTTGAAGATTCTTGAAGGTGCAAAAGAGCGAATCCAAGTCTTCAGTGGCGTTGTGATTGGTCGCAGCGGCAGTGGTTCGACCGAAATGTTCATGGTTCGCCGTATCGTCGCCGGCCAGGGTGTGGAGCGTAAGTTCCCCGTCCACAGCCCCCGCATCGAAAAGGTCGAAGTCAAACGCAGTGGCGTGGTTCGTCGCGCGAAGCTGTACTTCCTTCGCGATCGCGTCGGCAAGGCAGTTCGCTTGAAAGAGCGTCGCCGCAGCTAA
- a CDS encoding YraN family protein — MLRLLNRWRDRYLDYRYGAIDLSAPVGKRGEQAAARLLRQKRLVVVAESESDRGGEIDLIAIDPKTRVVIFVEVKTHSTTKPGHPADRVDEAKQGRVTRAALRYLKRKKLLGSRCRFDVVAVWWPSGLAEPERIEHYEAAFEAAGDFQMF; from the coding sequence GTGCTGAGGCTGCTGAATCGTTGGCGTGATCGCTACCTCGATTACCGTTATGGAGCGATCGATTTGTCCGCACCGGTAGGCAAGCGGGGCGAGCAGGCGGCGGCACGGTTGCTGCGTCAAAAACGATTGGTGGTGGTTGCCGAAAGCGAGTCGGATCGGGGCGGCGAGATTGACTTGATCGCCATTGACCCCAAGACGCGAGTCGTCATCTTTGTCGAAGTCAAAACGCATTCGACGACCAAGCCAGGGCATCCGGCGGACCGGGTGGACGAAGCGAAGCAGGGGCGGGTGACACGTGCGGCACTACGGTACTTAAAACGAAAAAAACTGCTCGGTTCGCGATGTCGCTTTGACGTTGTTGCAGTGTGGTGGCCCAGCGGGTTGGCCGAGCCTGAGCGGATCGAACATTACGAAGCCGCCTTTGAAGCCGCTGGCGATTTTCAGATGTTTTAA
- a CDS encoding AAA family ATPase: MTTDTLNDNDVDAINRLADTCQKLRVELARVIVGQQDTIEQLVVCLFARRHALLMGVPGLAKTLLVSKLAETMSLDFSRIQFTPDLMPMDITGTDILQESDHGRREFQFVKGPLFSNIVLADEINRAPPKTQAAMLEAMQEHRVTVLGKHFPLDEPFMVLATQNPVEQEGTYPLPEAQLDRFMSLIELDYPSEAEEIQIAKTTTGDELPQLAHLLTAEDILGYQHLVRRVPVPDHLYTYAARLVRKTRPDGETAPDWMRPLVSWGAGPRAVQNLILGAKSRAALEGSYMVRLEDIQHVAPSVLTHRIITTFAAQSERVTAKTIVKRLVEETAV; this comes from the coding sequence ATGACGACCGATACTCTCAACGACAATGATGTCGATGCAATCAATCGACTCGCGGATACTTGCCAAAAACTGCGAGTCGAATTGGCACGTGTGATCGTGGGCCAACAGGATACGATTGAGCAATTGGTCGTCTGTCTTTTTGCGCGCCGACATGCCCTGTTGATGGGGGTTCCGGGACTGGCCAAGACTTTGTTGGTCAGCAAGTTGGCGGAAACGATGTCGCTGGATTTTAGCCGCATCCAATTCACACCCGACTTGATGCCGATGGATATCACCGGCACGGACATTTTGCAGGAATCGGATCATGGGCGGCGTGAATTCCAATTCGTCAAAGGTCCATTGTTTTCCAACATTGTGTTGGCGGACGAGATCAACCGTGCTCCGCCAAAAACCCAAGCCGCGATGCTTGAAGCGATGCAGGAGCACCGCGTCACCGTGCTTGGAAAACACTTTCCGCTGGACGAGCCGTTTATGGTCTTGGCAACTCAGAACCCCGTCGAGCAAGAGGGAACCTATCCGCTGCCGGAGGCGCAGCTTGATCGGTTCATGTCCTTAATCGAATTGGATTACCCATCGGAAGCCGAAGAGATTCAGATCGCGAAGACCACAACGGGTGACGAATTGCCTCAACTAGCGCACTTGTTGACTGCCGAGGATATTCTCGGCTACCAACACTTGGTACGACGGGTGCCGGTGCCGGATCATCTTTACACCTACGCAGCGCGGTTGGTTCGCAAAACGCGGCCTGATGGCGAAACGGCGCCCGATTGGATGCGGCCTTTGGTTTCTTGGGGCGCGGGGCCTCGCGCGGTGCAAAACTTGATTCTCGGCGCCAAGAGCCGTGCGGCACTCGAAGGCAGTTACATGGTGCGGTTGGAAGACATCCAGCACGTGGCTCCGTCGGTATTGACGCATCGCATCATCACGACGTTTGCGGCGCAAAGCGAACGCGTCACTGCAAAGACAATCGTCAAGCGATTGGTCGAGGAAACGGCGGTATGA
- a CDS encoding DUF58 domain-containing protein, with translation MTSSVPTRDFLDPNVLARLRGLPLFARKVMLGSVSGRHRSPHRGSSVEFAEYRKYVPGDDLRRLDWRAYGRTDRFFVKEFEADTNLRMVIVVDTSGSMGFGSTGLSKLDYAKRMAATLAYLAMEQGDAVGLACVADQVVNRLPALRNPAHLSNLFNLLDQATAAGETELIAVLHELAETIQQHALVILLSDLFVSPEQLQPCLEHLRFRKHDVSVFHLLDPEELAFDFDQPTRFVDMENDATIFAEPAEVAAAYHAAMTEYLESIKMRMARASVDYHRVVLDQPYEQVLSDFLVGRTQGRRG, from the coding sequence ATGACGTCGTCCGTGCCGACTCGCGATTTTCTTGATCCCAACGTGCTTGCGCGGCTGCGGGGGCTGCCGCTGTTTGCACGCAAAGTCATGCTGGGAAGCGTTTCGGGCCGACATCGCAGCCCGCATCGTGGATCGAGTGTCGAGTTTGCCGAGTATCGCAAGTACGTTCCCGGCGACGATTTGCGGCGACTCGATTGGCGTGCCTACGGGCGAACGGATCGCTTCTTTGTCAAAGAGTTCGAAGCGGATACCAACCTGCGAATGGTGATCGTCGTCGACACCAGTGGATCGATGGGCTTTGGCAGTACCGGTTTGTCCAAACTCGATTATGCCAAACGAATGGCGGCGACGCTGGCGTATTTGGCAATGGAACAGGGGGACGCAGTTGGACTGGCATGTGTGGCGGATCAGGTGGTCAATCGGTTGCCGGCGCTACGGAACCCAGCACATCTATCGAACTTATTCAACTTGCTTGATCAAGCGACTGCTGCGGGCGAGACGGAATTGATCGCGGTATTGCACGAATTGGCCGAGACGATCCAGCAGCATGCTCTGGTGATTTTGTTGTCGGATTTGTTTGTGTCTCCCGAGCAATTGCAACCTTGTTTAGAGCATTTGCGTTTTCGCAAACACGACGTGTCGGTATTTCATTTGTTGGATCCCGAAGAACTGGCGTTCGATTTCGACCAGCCGACTCGGTTCGTTGATATGGAAAACGATGCGACGATCTTTGCCGAGCCCGCTGAAGTTGCCGCGGCCTATCACGCGGCGATGACCGAGTACTTGGAATCGATCAAAATGCGAATGGCACGCGCGTCGGTGGATTATCACCGCGTCGTGTTGGACCAGCCGTACGAGCAAGTGCTGAGTGATTTCCTTGTCGGTCGGACTCAAGGAAGAAGGGGCTGA